The stretch of DNA CGCAGCTGGCTACGCCGGCCCGCTGTTCACCTGGCGCGCGCCGGTCGGGCCGGCTGGGCGCAGATGCTCGCTCGAGGAGTGCGTCCGCCGTCCGGACGCCTGGGCTGCTGTCAGCTCGCGCGCCGTCGCTCGCTCCTGCCGCCGCTCTTGTTCATTCTTGATTCAGGGAACGGCGGAGCAGGTCGAGCGCGCTGAGCAGCGCGCGGCGGCGTCCTTCTACGGACGAGCCGAATCGGATCGTCGCCGTGCGCGGGCGGTCGGGTGTCCAGATCTTGAGCTCCGCGCTTTGCTCGCCGTACGGGACGACCAGACGCACCTCAGGTGGGGGACTGAGTTCATCGAGCAGGTGCGTGAGCTCTTCCGCATCGGCCATCGGCCGGACGACTCCGCTCGCATACCAGGACGCAGACCCGGGCGCGTCAGCGAGGATGCGCGCGACATCACCACCTGAGAGCGACTCGGCTGTCGCGAGCCGCCAGCCACGCGCCTCCAGGCCGCGACCGATGACCGAGCCGAGCGTGTCATCGTCGGTGCCCCACACGTATTGACCGAGTCGTTCGCGGACGATGGCCTCCATACGCGCGATGCGCACGTCCATCCTCGCGGCGTCAGAGTCCTTGTCGGTGATGCGCACGTGCACGCCGTCGTTCTTCGCTTTCGTCACGACCGTCGGCGCGGTCGACCGCACGAGTTCTGCGAGTGCCTCCTCCGCCATCGATTCGCCGACGCCGAGCATCTTCAGCGTGCGCGAGCGGAGCACGGCGCCGGCGACGAGCGTCGGCTCGACGTGGTGTTCCCACATATAGGTCATCTCGCGCGGCACGCC from Candidatus Limnocylindria bacterium encodes:
- a CDS encoding CinA family nicotinamide mononucleotide deamidase-related protein, whose translation is MRAEILSIGTELLLGQIVDTNAQYLAARLADLGIDCLYISTVGDNPARCRETLDRALGRSDLVITTGGLGPTEDDLTRETIAAVLGEEPVIDPTLERELREWFAARGSPMPERNRKQAWLIPSALALPNPNGTAPGWDVRRGGKRIVAMPGVPREMTYMWEHHVEPTLVAGAVLRSRTLKMLGVGESMAEEALAELVRSTAPTVVTKAKNDGVHVRITDKDSDAARMDVRIARMEAIVRERLGQYVWGTDDDTLGSVIGRGLEARGWRLATAESLSGGDVARILADAPGSASWYASGVVRPMADAEELTHLLDELSPPPEVRLVVPYGEQSAELKIWTPDRPRTATIRFGSSVEGRRRALLSALDLLRRSLNQE